From the genome of Bacilli bacterium PM5-9, one region includes:
- a CDS encoding signal peptidase II (product_source=KO:K03101; cog=COG0597; ko=KO:K03101; pfam=PF01252; superfamily=103473; tigrfam=TIGR00077; transmembrane_helix_parts=Inside_1_6,TMhelix_7_26,Outside_27_58,TMhelix_59_78,Inside_79_84,TMhelix_85_107,Outside_108_124,TMhelix_125_147,Inside_148_158), which produces MKKIKYLFLVIVLIVLDQLSKFLVSTNMELYQEIPIIKNFFSLLYIRNDGAAFSIFKGQMFFFFIVTFIALLVIAYLFKTSKSKFALITTSILLAGVLGNFIDRLLYGEVVDFLSFTFNTYKFAIFNIADCYISIAVVLFVIETLFFEKGNKNGKNNS; this is translated from the coding sequence ATGAAAAAAATTAAATATTTATTTTTAGTTATTGTATTAATAGTACTTGATCAATTAAGTAAATTTTTAGTAAGTACTAATATGGAACTATATCAAGAAATTCCAATTATTAAGAATTTCTTTTCGCTTTTATATATTAGAAACGATGGAGCAGCATTTTCGATTTTTAAAGGACAAATGTTTTTTTTCTTTATTGTTACATTTATTGCTTTATTAGTAATTGCATACTTATTTAAAACAAGTAAAAGTAAGTTTGCATTAATTACAACATCAATATTATTAGCAGGTGTTTTAGGTAATTTTATTGATAGATTATTATATGGTGAAGTTGTTGATTTTTTAAGCTTTACATTTAATACATATAAATTTGCGATTTTCAATATTGCAGATTGTTATATTAGTATTGCAGTAGTATTGTTTGTTATAGAAACACTATTTTTTGAAAAGGGGAATAAAAATGGAAAAAATAATAGTTAG